The DNA region ATGCGGACATTGGCGCGCCGGCGCCATGCCTCATAGAAGACCACGGCGGTGACGTCCTCAGCCACGTGAGGCAGGCTCAGCACTTTGAGAGCATGCCGGCGCACCCGGTCATGATGGCGGTCGAAAAGCAATCCGAAGGCGTCACCGTCGCCGTTGACAACCTGGGACCACAACACCTCGTCCGAGATACCCGATTCTTCGCCCATACCTCATAGTGTCCGGTCACCCCGATCAGTTCCATGATTCGACGATCGAATTTCGCAAACGGAGTTGAGGGCCTGGCCGCCCTTCCGTGGTGCCCTGAAGTGGTGGCATTCAGCATATTCTTTGTCCAAGGAAGACGGCGCTTCTATCGGATTCGTCGTTTCACCAAGATAGGCATATGAAGATCTGCCCCGGCCCGCGCAAGGAGGCAATCCCATGTCAGGCGCCCTTGATGTGGCCGCGACCGCCGATCCGATCATCCCGTTTCGAGTGCGGATCGACGCCGCCACGGTCGACGACCTCCGCAGCCGGCTGCGGCGCACGCGCTGGCCCGAGCCGTCGACCACCGGCGGCTGGACGCAGGGCACCCCGCTCGCGTACGCCCGGGAGCTCTGCACCGATTGGGCCGAGCAATACGACTTCGCCGCCGCCGAGGCTCGTCTCAACCGCCATCCACAGTTCCGCACCGTGATCGACGGCTTGGCCATCCACTTTGTGCACGTGCGCTCAGTACGCTCCGACGCCGTGCCGCTTCTGATGACCCATGGCTGGCCCGGTTCAGTGGTGGAGTTCGCGGACGTCGCCGCCCCGCTGGCGGACCCGCCCGCCGGGCAGCCCGCCTTCCACGTGGTGTGCCCGTCGCTGCCCGGCTACGGCTTCAGCGACAAGCCCGCGACCGAGGGCTGGACGGTGCGGCGGGTCGCCCGCGCCTGGGCCGAGCTGATGACCCTCCTCGGTTACCCTTACTTCCTCGCGCAGGGCCATGACTGGGGCACGAGCGTCAGCACCGCTCTGGCCACCCACTACCCCGAACGCCTTATCGGTATCCATCTGATGCCCCCGCTGGTGGCCGCCGACCCCGCCACGCTCGACGACCTGACCATGGCCGAACACGCCGCCCTTGCCGATTTGACCAAGGCTGCCTCCGGCGACGGCTACTCGTTCGAGCAGTCCACCCGTCCACAGACCATCGGTTACGCACTGGTCGACTCCCCCGCGGCCCTGCTCACCTGGATCATCGAGAAGTTCCACGCCTGGACCGATCACGACGGCACCCTGGAGTCGGTCCTGAGCCGAGACCAACTGCTGGACAACTTGATGCTCTACTGGCTGCCTGCCACCGGCGCGTCCGCCGCACGCCTCTACTGGGAAAGCTTCGCCGAGATCCAGGCCCTGTTCCGCTCCGGCGCCGCCGATCAGATTATGGTCCCCACCGCGTGCTCGATCTTCCCGCGCGAGAACCCCCGTCCGTCCCGCCGCTGGGCCGAGCGCCGCTTCCCCGACATCCGTTACTGGAACGAGCCGTCCCGAGGAGGCCACTTCGCCGCCTTCGAACAGCCCGCACTGTTCCTGGACGAGATCCGCAACGCCACCACCCACCTGACCGCCACCGCGATCAGCCCCACCTGATCCGAGCCACCACCCGCCCGGCTGCTTGTGGACTTCGCTTGGGGTGGAAGACTCGCTCTTCAGACCAGCTGAGTGAGAATGACGGGTCCGGATTCCGTGACGGCAATCGTGTGCTCGGAGTGCGCGGTCCGACGGCCATTGGAACTGCGCAAGGTCCACCCATCAGGCGCTGTAACAAGTTTGCTGGTGCCGTCCATGATCCATGGTTCTATTGCCAGAAGCAGTCCCGGGCGAAGCACGTATCCGCGTCCTGGGGTACCGATGTTCGGTATGTGCGGGTCCTGGTGCATGGTGCTTCCTACACCATGCCCGCCAAATTCGCTGTTGACCCTAAAGCGCGCTGATTCGAGCACTGAGCCAATTGCATGAGAGATGTCTCCAATACGCGCTCCGGGCTGGGCTGCATGGATACCGGCCAGAAGCGCTTTCTCCGTTGTTTCAATCATGTGCTGGTCTCCGGGTGCAGAAGAATCCCCTACAACGAAGCTGATGGCGGAATCAGTGACCCACCCGTTAACACTTGCTGCGAAGTCAAGGGTAAGTAGATCGCCATCCATCAGGACGTAGTCATGAGGGAGGCCGTGTAAAACGGCTTCGTTGACGGACGTGCAGATGACCTTTCCGAAGGGGCCGCGCCCAAATGATGGGGTGTAGTCGACATAGCACGAGCGAGCTCCTGCTATCCGGATCATCGAGGCTGCCCAATCGTTAATCTCCAAGAGATTCGTCCCGGGCTCGGTTCTGTCCCTCAAGTCCGAGAGAGTCTTCGCCACGAATTGTCCACAGACGCGTGCCGCGTCAACTTCTCGAGGCGTGAGTAGCTCAATCAATGATTCCTCCAAGTAGTACCGTTATTATTATAACGGTACTACTCTTAGAAGATGGTTAGAGTCCCACTAAGCCCAGAAGACATCCGAGCAGGGCAGCTGCTCGGAGAGATGCTCCGTAATGCGCGGGGGGAACGGACACTGGTCCAGGTAGCTCTTGGTGCAGGTATATCCCCTGAGACACTCCGGAAGATCGAGACGGGTCGAATCGCCACCCCGTCCTTCATGATCGTGGCTGCCCTTGCCGAAGAACTGGCCCTCTCCCTCGATGCCCTCCAGGGCACACTACGAAGGTCATCGGCTGAGAAGCTCGATGTAGCTTCCTGAGCGCTTCTGCCCCCACAACCTTGCAGGTGGACGCTGTCGTGTACTTGTCGGCCAGCGTTTCTGTGGCCACGCACTGAGACATCTTCGATCCAATCCACGGAAATACTAGACTCGCCGGGGCACTTACTTCGCCCAGCCGACCTTCTGGAGCCAGCCCGTCAGGAGGGGCAGAACGACGGAGCCGTGCATCGCGCTCATGTGGTCGAGGCCCGGAAGTATTTCGACGTCCCATCCGGCCTCGGCGAGTGCTCCGCTGTGCGTCACCAAAGGCTCACCGATCCTCACCTGGACGTTGCCCCATGCCGGTCCGTAATCGATCCGGTCGTCTGCGCCGGCGAAGGCGAGCCGGGGCAAGTCACGCGGAACGGCGGCGGCAAAGTCGTCGAAGTCCTGGAGTGCCTCGTAGAGGGTTACGAATTGGCGGGTTTGTGCCTCGTTCGTTTGAATGGGAACGGAATCCCAGTCGCCAGGCTCGGCTTCAGTGACCGGCGAGGCAGCCTGGGCAGGTGCCTGGGCGGACATCGAATGCGCCGCCCGGGTGACGGCCAGAATGCTCTTGTACGGGCCATCGAAAGGCGGGTATCCGCCCATGATCAGCGCCCGGAGACGGTCTGTGCGAAGGGCGAGCTGCAAACCGCTAAGCGCCAGCCACTAGTAGCCGTAGTAGGCGAAGACGTCGGCATCAGCGGCGTCGGCTATGGCCAGGAAATCTGCCGCGACATTCCCTGGTGTGAGGGTGTCTGGGGCCGGGTGAGCCATCCGATGTGCTTCGTAGTCGGCGGCGATCACCCGGTTCGATCGTGCAAGCCCATTGACCAGGGTTGGCCCCAGATCAGGGTCCGCGCCCCACTGACGCATAGTCTCGGCTTCCGCCGTCGTATGTGGTGCGAGACTGACAGGCACCAGCAGCGCGGGTCCGTCTCCATGAATGGTGACTGGGATGGTGGTGCCGTCGTGTAAAACGGCCTCGGCATTTTCAGTCATGGCTTTACCCCCAATGTAAGTGCAACCTGGACACGTTAAAGCATGTCATTGAACGGCCTTCGGGCGGAGGACCAACTAGCGGACAGAAACGATCGCCCTTCAGCGGTCGCGCCCTGGTGCCGGAGCGGCATACTTGGCCTATGAATATCGACCAGTGGTGGCCGAAGCTCAAGCCGTCGACGAGGGCATGGCTAATTGAGAATAACGGTGACGTTCTGCTGGCAGAGGTGGTCGCGGAGATCGCTTCCGTAGGTGGGTCGGTCTCTCAAAGCGGTCCGTCGGGCTTCTACCTCTCGGACGCTGCCACCGACTG from Arthrobacter pascens includes:
- a CDS encoding epoxide hydrolase family protein, which produces MSGALDVAATADPIIPFRVRIDAATVDDLRSRLRRTRWPEPSTTGGWTQGTPLAYARELCTDWAEQYDFAAAEARLNRHPQFRTVIDGLAIHFVHVRSVRSDAVPLLMTHGWPGSVVEFADVAAPLADPPAGQPAFHVVCPSLPGYGFSDKPATEGWTVRRVARAWAELMTLLGYPYFLAQGHDWGTSVSTALATHYPERLIGIHLMPPLVAADPATLDDLTMAEHAALADLTKAASGDGYSFEQSTRPQTIGYALVDSPAALLTWIIEKFHAWTDHDGTLESVLSRDQLLDNLMLYWLPATGASAARLYWESFAEIQALFRSGAADQIMVPTACSIFPRENPRPSRRWAERRFPDIRYWNEPSRGGHFAAFEQPALFLDEIRNATTHLTATAISPT
- the map gene encoding type I methionyl aminopeptidase, with translation MIELLTPREVDAARVCGQFVAKTLSDLRDRTEPGTNLLEINDWAASMIRIAGARSCYVDYTPSFGRGPFGKVICTSVNEAVLHGLPHDYVLMDGDLLTLDFAASVNGWVTDSAISFVVGDSSAPGDQHMIETTEKALLAGIHAAQPGARIGDISHAIGSVLESARFRVNSEFGGHGVGSTMHQDPHIPNIGTPGRGYVLRPGLLLAIEPWIMDGTSKLVTAPDGWTLRSSNGRRTAHSEHTIAVTESGPVILTQLV
- a CDS encoding helix-turn-helix domain-containing protein → MLRNARGERTLVQVALGAGISPETLRKIETGRIATPSFMIVAALAEELALSLDALQGTLRRSSAEKLDVAS